In Canis lupus familiaris isolate Mischka breed German Shepherd chromosome 9, alternate assembly UU_Cfam_GSD_1.0, whole genome shotgun sequence, a single window of DNA contains:
- the C9H17orf97 gene encoding protein LIAT1 isoform X2, with protein sequence MDGRGGAGASGFGEEAVDDEDDEEEREGGAAGSQGAKLPPIAGNASEVSKRKVKKKKKKKTKGPGKGDADKHQSRGLKSQQLSSSFHDILSPGKDHGPRQEHKQDKDETKPIPPFSSTVNLTHFAEIEESLSNQINESLRWDGILADPEAEKERIRIYKLNRRKRYRVSALKGFHPELCGEENPENLPYLSDKDSSTEGRQPRLKADRPSHFFEGTLTPNLLHSDLAAALPE encoded by the exons ATGGACGGCCGCGGGGGAGCAGGGGCGTCGGGGTTCGGCGAGGAGGCCGTGGACGACGAGGACGACGAAGAGGAGCGAGAGGGTGGCGCTGCGGGCTCTCAGGGAGCCAAACTGCCCCCCATCGCCGGCAACGCCTCAGAAGTGAGCAAACggaaagtgaagaagaaaaagaagaagaagaccaaGGGGCCCGGCAAGGGGGACG CAGATAAACATCAGAGTCGAGGCCTGAAGAGTCAGCAGCTGTCCTCATCCTTTCATGATATCTTAAGTCCCGGCAAAGATCATGGCCCAAGGCAAGAGCACAAACAGGACAAGGATGAAACCAAGCCCATCCCCCCTTTCTCCTCCACTGTAAACCTCACCCATTTTGCTGAAATAGAAGAGAGCCTCTCCAACCAGATCAATGAAAGTCTGCGTTGGGATGGAATTCTCGCTGACCCAGAGGCTGAGAAAGAAAGGATTCGCATATATAAACTGAACCGGAGGAAGCGGTACCGGGTTTCGGCCCTCAAGGGCTTCCACCCTGAGCTGTGTGGCGAGGAGAACCCGGAGAACTTACCCTACCTGTCAGATAAAGACAGCAGCACCGAGGGCAGGCAGCCCCGACTGAAAGCCGATCGCCCCAGTCACTTCTTTGAAGGAACCCTCACTCCAAATCTCCTGCACTCTGACTTGGCTGCTGCTCTGCCAGAGTGA
- the RFLNB gene encoding refilin-B: MVGRLSLQDVPELVDTKKKGDGVLDSPDSGLPPSPSPGHWGLAAAGGGGERSAAPGTLEPDAAASPAAPNPAPLPSPLAFACSPRLCPLSFGEGVEFDPLPPTEVRYTSSVKYDSERHFIDDVHLPLGLAVASCSYTVTCLPNCTWRNYKAEVHFKPCHKPTRFLSTTIVYPKYPKTVYTTTLDYNCRKTLRRFLSSVELEATELPGSDGLPDEC, translated from the exons ATGGTGGGCCGGCTGAGCCTGCAGGATGTGCCCGAGCTCGTGGACACGAAGAAGAAGGGCGACGGCGTCCTGGACAGTCCGGATTcggggctgccccccagccccagccccggccacTGGGGGCTCGCGGcggccggggggggcggggagcgctCGGCGGCCCCCGGGACGCTGGAGCCCGACGCGGCGGCGAGCCCCGCGGCCCCG AATCCAGCACCTCTCCCCAGCCCACTGGCCTTTGCCTGCTCACCAAGGCTGTGCCCTCTGTCCTTTGGTGAAGGAGTGGAGTTTGATCCCTTACCGCCAACGGAAGTAAG GTACACTTCATCGGTCAAGTATGACTCGGAGCGGCACTTCATTGATGATGTccacctgcccctgggcctggcAGTGGCCTCCTGTAGCTACACCGTCACCTGCCTCCCCAACTGCACCTGGCGCAACTACAAGGCAGAGGTGCACTTCAAGCCCTGCCACAAGCCCACCCGCTTCCTCAGCACCACCATCGTCTACCCCAAGTACCCCAAGACCGTCTACACGACCACCCTGGATTACAACTGCCGCAAGACGCTGAGGAGGTTCCTGTCCAGCGTGGAGCTCGAAGCCACAGAGCTCCCAGGCAGCGATGGCCTCCCAGATGAGTGCTGA